In Syntrophus gentianae, a single genomic region encodes these proteins:
- the cobA gene encoding uroporphyrinogen-III C-methyltransferase — protein MSKKGKVYIIGAGPGDPGLMTLKGAQCLREAEVVIYDHLISPELLKLTRVDARLVYAGKEGGRHTLSQREINERLVAEAGSGHVVARLKGGDPFVFGRGGEEAEELVQAGIPFEIVPGVTSAISVPAYAGIPLTHRRFTATVAFVTGHEDPLKEQSEIDWKALAGMGTLVFLMGVRNLPSIAAGLIAQGKEASTPAALIRWGTTVDQETLTGTLADIADRAEAAGFKPPAILVVGGVVGLRKDLNWFETMPLFGKGIVITRPEPQAASMAALLRDAGARVISFPTIRIAPPESWDGLDAAIRHLEDYAWLVFTSANGVHFFLERLGAAGKDLRDLKGIRLCTIGPATAMVLENRGLRVDLVPETYLSEGVVAAFERFDISGQRVLLPRAEKARDVIPEGLTRQGAVVEVVTAYRTVNSGRKAAELTQQIAQGHVDILTFTSPSTVTNFLEIMGPDFLPLPKGIRVACIGPITAAAAEKAGLPVEILQETYTVPGLVESLKDFFAKK, from the coding sequence ATGAGCAAAAAGGGAAAGGTCTATATCATAGGTGCGGGACCGGGCGATCCGGGCCTGATGACGCTCAAAGGGGCGCAATGCCTGCGGGAAGCGGAGGTCGTGATTTACGACCATCTGATCAGTCCCGAACTTCTCAAGTTGACGCGAGTGGACGCTCGCCTGGTGTACGCGGGGAAAGAGGGGGGAAGGCACACCCTGTCGCAGAGGGAAATCAACGAAAGGCTGGTGGCGGAAGCCGGCTCGGGGCATGTGGTGGCCCGTCTGAAAGGCGGCGATCCCTTTGTCTTCGGCCGCGGCGGGGAGGAAGCGGAAGAGCTCGTCCAGGCGGGCATTCCCTTTGAGATCGTTCCCGGCGTGACCTCGGCGATTTCTGTTCCGGCCTATGCGGGCATTCCGTTGACTCATCGCCGCTTCACGGCAACCGTGGCCTTTGTCACCGGTCACGAAGATCCCCTGAAAGAGCAGAGCGAGATCGACTGGAAAGCCCTGGCCGGCATGGGGACGCTGGTTTTTCTCATGGGGGTGCGCAATCTGCCCTCCATTGCCGCCGGTCTCATCGCCCAGGGAAAAGAAGCGTCAACACCTGCGGCACTGATCCGCTGGGGAACGACGGTGGACCAGGAGACCCTGACCGGGACGCTGGCCGATATTGCCGATCGGGCCGAAGCCGCGGGATTCAAGCCGCCGGCTATTCTGGTCGTCGGCGGAGTCGTCGGCTTGCGGAAAGATCTGAACTGGTTCGAGACGATGCCTCTTTTCGGCAAGGGAATCGTCATCACCCGGCCCGAACCCCAGGCCGCTTCCATGGCCGCCCTCCTTAGGGATGCCGGGGCGCGGGTCATTTCCTTCCCCACCATCCGGATCGCCCCCCCGGAAAGCTGGGACGGGCTGGATGCGGCAATCCGCCACCTGGAGGATTATGCCTGGCTGGTTTTCACCAGCGCCAACGGGGTCCATTTTTTCCTGGAACGGCTGGGCGCCGCCGGCAAGGACCTGCGGGATCTGAAAGGAATACGGCTCTGCACCATCGGACCCGCCACGGCGATGGTCCTGGAAAACCGGGGCCTCCGCGTCGACCTGGTTCCGGAGACCTATCTCTCCGAAGGCGTGGTGGCGGCCTTCGAGCGCTTCGACATTTCCGGGCAACGGGTTCTTCTGCCTCGGGCGGAGAAGGCCCGCGATGTCATCCCCGAAGGGCTGACCCGCCAGGGGGCCGTGGTAGAGGTCGTGACTGCCTACCGCACGGTGAACTCCGGCCGGAAGGCAGCGGAACTGACCCAACAGATCGCCCAGGGCCATGTGGACATCCTGACCTTTACGAGCCCCTCCACGGTGACGAATTTCCTGGAGATCATGGGTCCGGATTTTCTGCCCCTGCCGAAAGGCATCCGGGTAGCCTGCATCGGTCCCATAACGGCAGCCGCCGCCGAAAAGGCCGGCCTACCCGTCGAGATCCTTCAGGAGACCTACACCGTCCCGGGCCTGGTGGAATCGCTCAAAGACTTTTTTGCCAAAAAGTAA
- the prmA gene encoding 50S ribosomal protein L11 methyltransferase has translation MASRTGKDAGNKGKWLKIVLSSPPELVDALSNFVTELGAEGAFQEELEPQTPGDFPEAPSKEAVNAYLPFDVRLENRLSSLNVYLESLSQLFPELDAPELTTEVITDPDWGEQWKKYFKPLRVSRDIVIKPTWERYTPLGHDIVIEIDPGMAFGTGQHASTRMCLEALEKILLTHRSPEPLNVLDVGTGTGILGIACAKLGAARVLCVDIDPKATEIAQENIAINSVEDRVSVTQRDISTLDDTYDLIVANLTAKILIKLKKQLTSLLRPGGHLILSGIIDQNRSDIESHFFLDSLTLASSLSEKEWVCYVLKKETAQP, from the coding sequence ATGGCGAGCCGCACCGGCAAAGACGCGGGCAACAAGGGAAAATGGTTGAAAATTGTGCTCTCTTCTCCACCAGAACTGGTGGACGCGCTATCCAATTTTGTAACGGAGCTGGGTGCGGAAGGTGCTTTTCAGGAGGAGCTCGAGCCCCAGACTCCCGGAGACTTTCCCGAAGCGCCCTCGAAGGAAGCCGTAAATGCCTACCTCCCCTTTGACGTGCGCCTGGAAAACCGCCTTTCTTCTCTCAACGTTTACCTGGAGAGTCTTTCCCAGCTTTTTCCCGAGCTCGACGCCCCGGAGCTGACCACGGAGGTCATCACGGATCCAGACTGGGGGGAGCAGTGGAAAAAATACTTCAAGCCGCTCCGGGTCAGCCGGGATATCGTGATCAAACCGACCTGGGAGCGTTACACCCCCCTGGGACATGATATTGTCATCGAGATCGACCCCGGAATGGCTTTCGGCACGGGTCAGCATGCCTCCACGCGGATGTGCCTGGAGGCCCTGGAAAAGATTCTTCTTACGCATCGATCACCGGAACCGCTGAATGTCCTGGATGTGGGCACGGGAACGGGCATCCTGGGCATTGCCTGTGCGAAACTGGGGGCGGCGCGGGTCCTCTGTGTGGATATCGATCCGAAGGCAACGGAAATTGCCCAGGAGAACATCGCCATCAATTCGGTGGAAGATCGCGTTTCCGTCACACAGAGGGATATCTCAACCCTGGATGACACCTATGATCTGATTGTCGCCAACCTGACGGCCAAGATTTTGATCAAGCTGAAGAAACAGCTGACATCCCTGCTGCGCCCCGGAGGTCATCTGATCCTCTCCGGCATCATCGACCAGAACCGGAGCGACATTGAATCCCATTTTTTTCTTGACTCCCTGACCCTCGCGTCCAGTCTTTCTGAGAAGGAGTGGGTCTGTTACGTGCTGAAAAAAGAGACGGCGCAGCCTTGA
- a CDS encoding RDD family protein — MTPYRYGGFWKRSFAYLVDKIILFFICLLFLVVGLSALSSGFNGLEPGKIIGRFSLIYYLTTHLLGMLYFTYFHGISGQTPGKMLLGLQVIQSSGEKMTLGLAFLRWVGSIFSGLILYLGFLWIIFDRKKQGWHDKIAETLVICRYEEPLFSEEEQKMP, encoded by the coding sequence ATGACACCTTATCGATACGGGGGATTCTGGAAGAGAAGCTTTGCTTATCTTGTCGATAAAATCATCCTCTTTTTTATTTGCCTTCTCTTTTTAGTGGTCGGCCTCTCCGCCCTGAGCTCCGGTTTCAACGGCCTGGAACCGGGAAAAATTATCGGGCGTTTTTCCCTGATTTATTATTTGACGACCCATCTTCTCGGGATGCTTTATTTCACCTATTTTCACGGAATCAGTGGGCAAACGCCTGGAAAGATGCTCCTCGGCCTTCAGGTCATTCAATCCTCGGGAGAAAAGATGACCCTGGGTCTCGCCTTTCTGCGCTGGGTGGGTTCCATTTTTTCCGGGTTGATTCTTTATCTGGGATTTCTCTGGATCATCTTTGACAGGAAAAAGCAGGGATGGCATGACAAAATTGCTGAAACACTGGTGATTTGCCGATATGAAGAGCCTCTGTTCTCTGAAGAAGAGCAAAAAATGCCTTGA
- a CDS encoding 16S rRNA (uracil(1498)-N(3))-methyltransferase, which translates to MGLLRAEKRDGAALTLPRLYYPGPLTVGGRCRLVEADLHYIRSVLRMKPGSRLFLFDGLGQEFSAVVENISADQALVEIVDKSAAPARPARISLIQALPKAQKMDFIVQKATELGIDEIRPFSSERSIPALTAEKAHQKTDRWRKIAREAAKQCRRSDVPTITEIQDFPEMLKTVEPESAKMIFWEGESRLGLKEALQRFPQARVFSILVGPEGGLAAEEVEAAIASGFVSVSLGKQILKVETAAIAILAILQYEAGLFEASSGK; encoded by the coding sequence GTGGGTCTGTTACGTGCTGAAAAAAGAGACGGCGCAGCCTTGACCCTCCCCCGGCTCTATTACCCCGGCCCTTTGACCGTCGGCGGCCGTTGCCGTCTGGTGGAAGCCGATCTGCACTATATCCGGTCCGTCCTGCGGATGAAGCCGGGCAGCCGGCTCTTTCTCTTTGATGGTCTGGGACAGGAGTTTTCCGCTGTTGTCGAAAATATTTCCGCAGATCAGGCCCTTGTGGAAATTGTCGATAAAAGCGCCGCACCGGCCAGACCCGCTCGCATTTCCCTCATCCAGGCGCTTCCCAAGGCGCAGAAAATGGATTTCATTGTCCAGAAAGCCACGGAACTGGGGATCGACGAGATTCGGCCCTTTTCTTCCGAGCGCTCCATTCCTGCATTGACCGCCGAAAAAGCGCATCAGAAAACGGACCGATGGCGCAAGATCGCCCGGGAAGCGGCAAAACAGTGCCGCCGCTCCGATGTGCCGACGATAACGGAAATCCAGGATTTTCCGGAGATGCTGAAGACTGTGGAACCCGAGTCGGCCAAGATGATCTTCTGGGAAGGGGAGTCTCGGCTTGGGTTAAAAGAGGCCTTGCAAAGATTTCCCCAGGCCCGCGTTTTTTCTATTCTTGTGGGACCGGAGGGAGGACTGGCCGCTGAGGAAGTGGAAGCGGCGATCGCCTCCGGGTTTGTTTCCGTCAGCCTGGGGAAACAGATCCTCAAAGTGGAAACGGCAGCCATTGCCATCCTGGCCATTCTTCAGTATGAGGCCGGCCTGTTCGAAGCAAGTTCGGGGAAATAA
- a CDS encoding cytochrome C assembly family protein — protein MTPILFKIAFCAYLVSTLGYVSSLMGKQVRIAKLALWLMCAAFCFHSLFLLSRIFETGRIPILGCHEVLNFFAWIMAGIFLILQFRTRTVVLGAFVSPVVLLLLIYASRGLGAAVTMPSVLQGALVPFHVFLSVAGEALFALASCAGAMYLLQDRFLKQKKARRISSVLPSLGELDRINHFCLLWGFPLLTLGLLVGAFWARVVWGSSWQWDPKQIWTLAVWATYAVLLHQRLAIGWKGHKPAVFSLLAFLFFLAAFLVGKNFFPTIHRFI, from the coding sequence ATGACGCCCATCCTTTTCAAGATCGCTTTTTGCGCCTATCTGGTCAGCACGCTCGGATATGTGAGTTCCCTTATGGGAAAGCAGGTCCGGATCGCGAAGCTGGCCCTTTGGCTGATGTGTGCCGCCTTCTGTTTTCATTCCCTTTTCCTTCTTTCCCGGATTTTTGAAACGGGACGCATCCCGATTCTGGGCTGTCATGAGGTCCTCAATTTCTTTGCCTGGATTATGGCCGGGATCTTCCTGATTCTGCAATTCCGGACCCGGACCGTTGTGCTGGGGGCCTTCGTGTCTCCCGTGGTCTTGCTGCTATTGATTTACGCCAGCCGCGGACTCGGGGCCGCAGTAACGATGCCCTCTGTCCTGCAGGGGGCGCTCGTGCCCTTCCACGTGTTTCTTTCCGTCGCCGGCGAGGCCCTCTTTGCCCTGGCCTCCTGCGCGGGTGCCATGTATCTGCTGCAGGATCGTTTCCTCAAGCAGAAGAAGGCCCGGCGGATCAGTTCCGTGCTTCCCTCCCTGGGAGAGCTGGACCGGATCAATCACTTCTGTCTTCTCTGGGGGTTCCCCCTGCTCACCCTGGGGCTGCTGGTGGGCGCATTCTGGGCCCGCGTGGTTTGGGGGAGTTCCTGGCAGTGGGACCCGAAGCAGATCTGGACCCTGGCCGTCTGGGCAACTTATGCCGTGCTGCTCCACCAGCGTCTGGCCATTGGCTGGAAGGGACACAAACCCGCCGTTTTTTCCCTCCTGGCCTTTCTCTTCTTCCTGGCGGCTTTTCTGGTGGGAAAGAATTTCTTCCCGACGATCCACCGGTTTATCTGA
- a CDS encoding precorrin-2 dehydrogenase/sirohydrochlorin ferrochelatase family protein, whose protein sequence is MKYYPVFFDLREKVCLVVGGGTVAERKVQRLLECEASVRVVGESLSEGLQSLQKSGQIQCLAGRYSAACLDGAFMVICATDDRAVNEQVMRDCRSRGIPVNVVDDPERCDFILPAIAEQGDLSIAVSTGGKSPALAKRLRRELEDQYGPEYRELVNILGELRKRRLAKGYPSEENRTIFEAVVSSDILEQLRKGDREGVREKIRRLSGEDLEQNEP, encoded by the coding sequence ATGAAATACTATCCCGTTTTTTTTGACTTGAGAGAAAAAGTCTGCCTTGTCGTCGGCGGCGGGACCGTTGCCGAACGAAAGGTTCAACGTCTCCTTGAATGCGAGGCCTCCGTCCGGGTGGTCGGCGAGTCCCTCTCCGAAGGATTGCAAAGCCTGCAGAAAAGCGGACAGATCCAATGCCTGGCCGGCCGGTATTCTGCGGCCTGTCTCGATGGCGCCTTTATGGTGATCTGCGCCACGGATGACAGGGCGGTGAACGAGCAGGTCATGCGGGATTGCCGGAGCCGGGGGATTCCCGTCAATGTGGTGGATGATCCGGAGCGCTGTGATTTTATTCTCCCGGCCATTGCGGAACAGGGGGACTTGAGTATCGCCGTCTCCACGGGAGGAAAGAGTCCGGCCCTGGCCAAGCGCCTGCGCAGGGAACTGGAAGATCAATACGGGCCGGAGTACCGGGAACTGGTCAATATCCTCGGGGAGCTGCGAAAACGGAGATTGGCGAAGGGGTATCCTTCGGAGGAAAATCGAACGATTTTCGAGGCCGTCGTCTCTTCGGACATTTTGGAACAGCTCCGAAAAGGCGACCGGGAAGGGGTCCGAGAGAAAATCCGCCGTCTATCCGGGGAAGATTTGGAACAAAACGAGCCATGA
- the hemA gene encoding glutamyl-tRNA reductase gives MGILLIGMSHKTSPLAIRERLALSCENSWHPLDRLRQMPSIREALYLATCNRVEVLVCAPDQAEPEAGEALKALLTERARIAQSELERCLYTFTGVEAVRHLFRVASSLDSLVMGEAQILGQVKEAYRQAVEHETTGTMLNRILHHAFSVAKRVRTETGIADNAVSVGYAAVELAKKIFGRLEGKAILLVGAGEMSELAARHLLKQGISSIFVANRTYARAQEIAGLFEGTAVTLEQMPEVLKKVDIVISSTGAPDYVLTREMVAAALHRRKNRFLFLIDIAVPRDIEPAAGDIDNVYLYNIDHLQELVDENRNSRLREAARAELIIEEELRNHRAWISSLEVVPTIVEFREKIEGIMKAELEKSAAWRQALSQTDQQHVEGLVASIVNKILHEPTACLREESRNRNGLAYAEALRRLFGLGK, from the coding sequence ATGGGCATCCTTCTGATCGGCATGAGTCATAAAACGTCCCCCCTGGCGATCCGGGAGCGTCTTGCCCTGTCCTGCGAAAACTCGTGGCATCCGCTGGATCGGCTCCGGCAGATGCCGTCGATCCGCGAAGCCCTCTATCTGGCCACCTGCAACCGTGTGGAGGTGCTGGTCTGTGCGCCGGATCAGGCCGAGCCGGAGGCCGGGGAAGCCTTGAAAGCCCTGCTGACCGAGCGGGCGAGAATCGCCCAGTCTGAATTGGAGCGCTGCCTTTACACCTTTACAGGTGTCGAAGCGGTGCGCCATCTCTTCCGTGTAGCGTCCAGCCTGGATTCCCTGGTCATGGGAGAGGCGCAGATCCTCGGGCAGGTCAAGGAGGCCTATCGGCAGGCGGTGGAGCATGAGACGACGGGGACAATGCTGAACCGGATTCTCCATCATGCCTTTTCGGTGGCCAAAAGGGTGCGGACGGAGACCGGCATCGCCGATAACGCCGTATCCGTTGGATATGCCGCGGTGGAACTGGCGAAAAAGATCTTTGGACGGCTGGAGGGCAAGGCGATCCTTCTGGTCGGGGCGGGGGAGATGTCGGAACTGGCCGCCCGCCATCTGTTGAAGCAGGGGATTTCGTCCATCTTCGTCGCCAACCGGACCTATGCCCGGGCCCAGGAAATCGCCGGCCTCTTTGAAGGAACAGCCGTCACCCTGGAACAGATGCCCGAAGTCCTGAAGAAGGTGGATATCGTGATCAGTTCCACGGGCGCGCCGGATTATGTGCTGACCCGGGAAATGGTTGCCGCCGCCCTGCACCGGAGAAAGAACCGTTTTCTCTTTCTCATCGATATCGCCGTTCCCCGGGACATCGAGCCGGCGGCGGGGGATATCGACAACGTTTATCTTTACAATATCGATCATCTGCAGGAACTTGTTGACGAGAACCGCAACTCCCGTCTGCGGGAAGCGGCCAGGGCCGAGCTCATCATCGAGGAGGAGCTGCGGAATCACAGGGCCTGGATCTCCAGCCTGGAGGTGGTGCCCACCATCGTGGAATTCCGGGAAAAGATCGAAGGGATCATGAAGGCCGAACTGGAGAAATCCGCCGCGTGGCGCCAGGCGCTCAGCCAAACCGATCAGCAGCATGTCGAGGGACTGGTTGCTTCCATCGTCAACAAGATTCTCCATGAGCCCACGGCCTGCCTCCGGGAGGAAAGCCGGAACCGGAACGGCCTGGCCTACGCCGAGGCACTGCGGCGGCTCTTTGGGCTGGGAAAGTAA
- the hemC gene encoding hydroxymethylbilane synthase, with product MGWESKKGRDGLIRQTLKIGTRGSALALTQTRQIAALLQNQYPSMQIEIVVIKTSGDIQKDVPLAKIGGKGLFIKEIEEALLAGTVDLAIHSMKDLPAELPEGLQIAAVPVREDPRDVLISAAGRGVDDLPEGARIGTGSLRRIVQLHSWRPDLEIVPIRGNLDTRIRKMKQGDFDGIVVAAAGILRMGWAEQVTQFIPAERMLPAVGQGVLCLETRIGEADLDAGLAFLEDGRTRREVTAERAFLRRLGGGCSLPVAAFAEERGDALLIRGMVGSLDEQTLIRHRLQGSAEKAVDLGTELADALLDGGGRAFL from the coding sequence TTGGGCTGGGAAAGTAAGAAGGGGAGGGACGGACTCATTCGACAGACATTGAAAATCGGGACGCGGGGAAGCGCCCTGGCCCTGACACAGACAAGGCAGATTGCGGCGCTCCTGCAGAACCAGTATCCCTCGATGCAGATCGAGATCGTGGTGATCAAGACCAGTGGTGATATCCAGAAGGATGTGCCTTTGGCGAAGATCGGGGGTAAGGGGCTTTTCATCAAGGAAATCGAAGAGGCCCTCTTGGCGGGCACCGTCGATCTGGCCATCCACAGCATGAAGGATCTGCCCGCCGAACTCCCCGAGGGGCTTCAGATTGCCGCGGTCCCGGTGCGCGAGGACCCCCGGGACGTGCTGATTTCCGCGGCGGGCCGAGGGGTTGACGATCTTCCTGAAGGAGCGCGGATCGGGACGGGCTCCCTGCGCCGGATCGTGCAGCTGCATTCCTGGCGGCCCGATCTGGAGATTGTTCCGATCCGGGGCAACCTGGATACGCGGATCCGGAAGATGAAACAGGGGGACTTCGATGGGATCGTGGTGGCTGCGGCGGGAATCCTCCGGATGGGCTGGGCGGAGCAGGTGACGCAGTTTATCCCGGCGGAAAGAATGCTGCCGGCGGTAGGGCAGGGTGTTCTCTGCCTGGAGACCCGCATCGGGGAAGCGGACCTGGATGCCGGACTGGCCTTCCTGGAAGACGGGCGGACCCGCCGGGAAGTGACGGCGGAACGGGCCTTTCTGCGGCGCCTGGGCGGCGGCTGTTCCCTGCCTGTGGCCGCCTTTGCGGAAGAACGAGGGGATGCCCTGCTGATCCGGGGAATGGTGGGAAGCCTGGACGAACAGACGCTGATCCGCCATCGACTTCAGGGATCGGCGGAAAAAGCCGTCGACCTCGGGACGGAGCTGGCCGACGCCCTTCTGGACGGGGGCGGACGGGCCTTTTTATAA